A single region of the Salarchaeum japonicum genome encodes:
- the sfnG gene encoding dimethylsulfone monooxygenase SfnG: MVDVDFAYWVPNVSGGLVITDWPADTDWQYDYNEDLAQTAEDVGFRYALAQARFFGSYNADKQLEALSISNALVANTEELELIAAVHPGLWHPGPVANFMATGDHISNGRFHLNVVSGWFKREFTGFGEPWLEHDERYERSEEFIEVLKGLWTEDEFSYDGRFYQLNDAPLQPKPTADPHPTIFQGGNSQRARKMAARNADVLFMNGGSPDELAEIMADVREYAAEFDTEPPKFAANAFVIQRDSEQEAKAELENIIENATDEAVEAFKEQVKQAGQSTEEGDGMWADSEFEDLVQYNDGFKTGLIGTEEQIVERIRELDAIGIDIVLTGFLNYDWELEQFGETVIPAVEEAEPLDDADPVLADD, encoded by the coding sequence ATGGTAGACGTAGACTTCGCGTACTGGGTGCCGAACGTCAGCGGCGGCCTCGTCATCACCGACTGGCCCGCGGACACCGACTGGCAGTACGACTACAACGAAGACCTCGCACAGACGGCAGAAGACGTGGGGTTCCGGTACGCGCTCGCGCAAGCCCGGTTCTTCGGGAGCTACAACGCGGACAAGCAACTGGAAGCCCTCAGCATCTCGAACGCGCTCGTCGCGAACACGGAGGAACTCGAACTCATCGCGGCCGTCCACCCCGGACTCTGGCATCCCGGCCCCGTCGCGAACTTCATGGCGACCGGCGACCACATCAGCAACGGCCGGTTCCACCTGAACGTCGTCTCGGGCTGGTTCAAGCGCGAGTTCACGGGATTCGGCGAGCCGTGGCTCGAACACGACGAGCGCTACGAGCGCAGCGAGGAGTTCATCGAGGTGCTGAAAGGTCTCTGGACGGAAGACGAGTTCAGTTACGACGGCCGGTTCTACCAGCTGAACGACGCGCCCCTTCAGCCGAAGCCGACCGCCGACCCACATCCGACGATTTTCCAGGGCGGGAACTCTCAGCGCGCGCGGAAGATGGCGGCGCGGAACGCGGACGTGCTGTTCATGAACGGCGGGAGTCCGGACGAACTCGCGGAGATTATGGCCGACGTTCGCGAGTACGCCGCGGAGTTCGACACGGAGCCGCCGAAGTTCGCGGCGAACGCGTTCGTCATCCAGCGGGACAGCGAGCAGGAAGCCAAGGCGGAGTTGGAGAACATCATCGAGAACGCGACTGACGAGGCCGTCGAGGCGTTCAAGGAGCAGGTGAAGCAGGCCGGGCAGTCCACGGAGGAGGGCGACGGCATGTGGGCGGACTCCGAGTTCGAAGACCTCGTCCAGTACAACGACGGCTTCAAGACCGGTCTCATCGGCACGGAGGAGCAGATCGTGGAGCGCATCCGCGAACTGGACGCCATCGGCATCGACATCGTGCTCACCGGCTTCCTGAACTACGACTGGGAACTCGAACAGTTCGGAGAGACCGTCATTCCCGCGGTCGAAGAGGCGGAACCGCTCGACGACGCCGACCCCGTGCTGGCCGACGACTAA
- a CDS encoding NADPH-dependent FMN reductase, translated as MTHVLGIVGSVSEESKTKAAVERALGGAPADAETSLLHLAEYDLDTADGRGLENYTGDTADALQRVVDADAYVVGTPVYRGSCSGLLKNFLDMVPRGIWAADVAPFEDAAVGLVATGATDHHYLAIDQELRPLFGFFGAHTVGGAVYASDDDFDDYDLADDDIGARLETLGAATVELDAAIGASDALAALGPQF; from the coding sequence ATGACGCACGTGCTCGGTATCGTCGGGAGCGTCTCGGAGGAGTCGAAGACGAAGGCGGCGGTCGAACGCGCGCTCGGCGGCGCGCCCGCGGACGCGGAGACGAGTCTGCTCCACCTCGCGGAGTACGACCTCGACACGGCGGACGGCCGCGGCCTCGAAAACTACACGGGAGACACGGCGGACGCCCTCCAGCGGGTCGTGGACGCGGACGCGTACGTCGTCGGCACGCCCGTCTACCGCGGGTCGTGTTCGGGTCTCCTGAAGAACTTCCTCGACATGGTGCCGCGCGGCATCTGGGCGGCGGACGTGGCTCCCTTCGAGGACGCTGCGGTCGGGCTGGTGGCGACGGGCGCGACCGACCACCACTACCTCGCCATCGACCAGGAACTCCGGCCGCTGTTCGGGTTCTTCGGCGCGCACACGGTCGGCGGCGCGGTGTACGCGAGCGACGACGACTTCGACGACTACGACCTCGCGGACGACGACATCGGAGCCCGCCTGGAGACGCTCGGCGCGGCGACCGTCGAACTCGACGCGGCCATCGGTGCGTCGGACGCGCTCGCCGCGCTCGGCCCCCAGTTCTAG
- a CDS encoding SDR family oxidoreductase translates to MTKVVLITGASSGIGRATAELFLDEEWTVYATARDTDDVADLAEHDGCHAQELDVTKPAQCKTVVDDVVETEGRLDCLVNNAGFGQIGALEDLPTRKLHRQFDVNVYGPHRLIRAALPHMREREDGTVVNVSSVSGRVSTPGMGAYSGSKFALEAMSDALRGEVEAFDIDVCVVEPGPVDTGFGERATAELDDIDATGVYDHVYSLYEDYVLVSGAGASDPSEVADCIVDAAVSPDPPARYPVGRAGRLGVLARFVPDRVRDKLFGLAAKFA, encoded by the coding sequence ATGACGAAGGTCGTTCTCATCACGGGCGCGTCCTCGGGCATCGGCCGCGCGACCGCCGAGTTGTTCCTCGACGAGGAGTGGACGGTGTACGCGACGGCGCGCGACACCGACGACGTGGCCGACCTCGCGGAACATGACGGCTGTCACGCCCAGGAGTTGGACGTGACGAAGCCCGCGCAGTGCAAGACCGTCGTGGACGACGTGGTCGAAACCGAGGGCCGCCTCGACTGCCTCGTGAACAACGCGGGGTTCGGACAGATAGGAGCGCTCGAAGACCTCCCGACGCGCAAGCTCCACCGGCAGTTCGACGTGAACGTCTACGGCCCCCACCGGCTGATTCGGGCGGCGCTCCCGCACATGCGCGAGCGCGAGGACGGCACCGTCGTGAACGTCTCCTCCGTCTCCGGCCGCGTCAGCACGCCCGGGATGGGCGCGTACTCCGGCTCGAAGTTCGCGCTCGAAGCGATGAGCGACGCGCTCCGCGGGGAGGTCGAGGCGTTCGACATCGACGTCTGCGTCGTGGAACCCGGGCCCGTGGACACCGGGTTCGGCGAGCGCGCGACCGCGGAACTCGACGACATCGACGCGACGGGCGTCTACGACCACGTGTACTCGCTCTACGAGGACTACGTGCTGGTGAGCGGCGCGGGCGCGAGCGACCCGAGCGAGGTCGCGGACTGCATCGTGGACGCCGCCGTCAGCCCCGACCCGCCCGCGCGCTACCCCGTCGGGCGCGCCGGCCGCCTCGGCGTCCTCGCGCGCTTCGTCCCCGACCGCGTCCGCGACAAACTGTTCGGACTCGCCGCCAAGTTCGCCTAG
- a CDS encoding endonuclease V, with translation MEVARPEYVPDPSFSREEMEALQDDIAADAAFADDHGIDPDALRLTDTVEDEGDYDPDGGPVVVGVDQAFTDDESVSAVVAIQDGRVVARETGRAPLEIPYVPGLLAFREGRSIVTALDSLSVPADLLVLDGSGRIHFRQAGIATHVGVVFDAPALGVAKNLLCGTPRRSLDDYYREGTRIPIEATDRVSAPIGTVIGHAFQSRQYPNPEKRHVNPLIVSPGHRVSAETTVDFVEALCAGYKLPEPTRLADAAADRVK, from the coding sequence ATGGAGGTCGCGCGTCCGGAGTACGTCCCCGACCCGTCGTTCTCGCGCGAGGAGATGGAGGCCCTGCAGGACGATATCGCGGCGGACGCGGCGTTCGCGGACGACCACGGCATCGACCCCGACGCGCTCCGACTCACCGACACCGTCGAGGACGAGGGCGACTACGACCCGGACGGCGGGCCGGTCGTCGTGGGCGTAGACCAGGCGTTCACCGACGACGAGTCCGTGAGCGCCGTCGTCGCCATCCAGGACGGCCGCGTGGTGGCGCGCGAGACGGGGCGCGCGCCCCTCGAAATCCCCTACGTTCCGGGGTTGCTCGCGTTCCGCGAGGGCCGCTCCATCGTGACCGCGCTCGACTCGCTCTCCGTGCCCGCGGATTTGCTCGTGCTGGACGGGAGCGGCCGCATCCACTTCCGGCAGGCCGGCATCGCGACGCACGTCGGCGTCGTCTTCGACGCGCCCGCGCTCGGCGTCGCGAAGAACCTCCTCTGCGGCACCCCTCGTCGCTCCCTCGACGACTACTACCGGGAAGGCACGCGCATCCCCATCGAGGCGACCGACCGCGTGAGCGCGCCCATCGGAACCGTCATCGGGCACGCCTTCCAGTCCCGCCAGTACCCGAACCCCGAAAAGCGGCACGTCAACCCCCTCATCGTCAGTCCCGGCCATCGCGTGAGCGCGGAGACGACCGTGGACTTCGTGGAGGCGCTCTGCGCGGGCTACAAGCTCCCGGAGCCGACGCGGCTCGCGGACGCGGCTGCCGACCGGGTGAAATGA
- a CDS encoding ArsA family ATPase — protein MSEIEVEAVDSADLTVDAGTAEYVLYGGKGGVGKTTMAAATGLASASDGTDTLVVSTDPAHSLSDTYETEIPTRPQRIRDDVPLYAVEIDPEDALERAGVFGGGGENPLGGMDAMLPGGDGDDGLEGMMPGADEAAAMQLLLRYMDDDRFERVVVDTAPTGHTLRLLELPDVLDSMMGRVMKLRQQFSGMMENLKGMMGGDAEDVGANLDELAARVERLRRVLRDPARTDFRIVMVPEEMSVFESKRLRSQLESQEIPVGTVVVNRVMEPLAEVTDAPEDAFVTPDLDSCEFCQRRWSVQQDALAEAQDLFRGTDVKRVPLFAEEVRGERMLRVVASCL, from the coding sequence ATGAGCGAAATCGAAGTCGAGGCGGTGGATTCGGCCGACCTCACCGTCGACGCCGGGACGGCCGAGTACGTGCTGTACGGCGGGAAGGGCGGCGTCGGGAAGACGACGATGGCCGCCGCGACCGGGCTCGCGTCCGCGAGCGACGGCACGGACACGCTCGTGGTGTCCACGGATCCCGCGCACAGCCTCAGCGACACCTACGAGACGGAGATTCCGACGCGCCCCCAGCGGATTCGGGACGACGTGCCGCTGTACGCGGTGGAGATCGACCCCGAGGACGCATTGGAGCGCGCGGGCGTGTTCGGCGGCGGGGGCGAGAACCCGCTCGGCGGGATGGACGCGATGCTCCCCGGCGGCGACGGGGACGACGGACTGGAGGGGATGATGCCGGGCGCGGACGAGGCGGCGGCGATGCAGTTGCTCCTCCGGTACATGGACGACGACCGGTTCGAGCGCGTGGTCGTGGACACCGCGCCGACCGGGCACACGCTCCGCCTGCTCGAACTCCCGGACGTGCTCGACTCGATGATGGGGCGCGTGATGAAGCTCCGCCAGCAGTTCTCGGGGATGATGGAGAACCTGAAGGGCATGATGGGCGGCGACGCGGAGGACGTGGGCGCGAACCTGGACGAACTCGCGGCGCGCGTCGAGCGCCTCCGGCGGGTGCTCCGCGACCCGGCGCGCACGGACTTCCGTATCGTGATGGTGCCCGAGGAGATGAGCGTGTTCGAGTCGAAACGCCTCCGCAGTCAGCTCGAATCCCAGGAGATTCCGGTCGGAACCGTGGTGGTGAACCGCGTGATGGAGCCGCTCGCGGAGGTGACGGACGCGCCCGAGGACGCGTTCGTCACGCCCGACCTCGACTCGTGTGAGTTCTGTCAGCGCCGGTGGAGCGTCCAGCAGGACGCGCTCGCGGAGGCCCAAGACCTCTTCCGGGGGACGGACGTGAAGCGCGTGCCGCTGTTCGCGGAGGAAGTGCGGGGAGAGCGGATGCTGCGGGTCGTCGCGTCCTGCCTCTAG
- a CDS encoding pyridoxal phosphate-dependent aminotransferase, translating into MEYEEPLFFEVMSYAQEADRDVVDMVSGNPDWGSPDGISEGLHEYADLGGDDFQYAPSAGLRELREEIAARRGVDAERVIVANGGGAANYLAMGRALERGSGSEVVLTDPVYPYYPGKTTMLGGEQSFVPVADDGTLDPADVRATASDDTAAIVVNTPNNPTGAVYGEETMRELVAVAEECDAILVSDEVYDHFVLDGAFTSALSFDSEHVIVTNSYSKTHAITGFRVGYTILPREHVPAVRARNMLTNVSTTRPGQYAVLHALRETSPDYHAENRDRLRERVQTFTTALDAAGAEYTEPDGAFYVLAKFPDYPGTLEHTRELIDEAGVAGMPGSAFGESRSEWFRFALVTPRVETAAERLADYFG; encoded by the coding sequence ACTGGGGGTCGCCGGACGGCATCAGCGAGGGCTTACACGAGTACGCCGACCTCGGCGGCGACGACTTCCAGTACGCGCCGAGCGCCGGTCTCCGCGAGCTCCGAGAGGAAATCGCGGCGCGCAGGGGCGTCGATGCGGAGCGCGTCATCGTCGCGAACGGCGGCGGCGCGGCGAACTACCTCGCGATGGGGCGCGCGCTCGAACGCGGGAGCGGGAGCGAGGTCGTCCTCACCGACCCCGTCTACCCCTACTATCCGGGGAAGACGACGATGCTCGGCGGCGAGCAGTCGTTCGTGCCCGTGGCCGACGACGGCACGCTCGACCCGGCGGACGTGCGCGCGACCGCGAGCGACGACACCGCGGCCATCGTCGTGAACACGCCGAACAACCCCACGGGCGCGGTGTACGGCGAGGAGACGATGCGGGAGCTCGTCGCCGTCGCGGAGGAGTGCGACGCCATCCTCGTGAGCGACGAGGTGTACGACCACTTCGTGCTCGACGGCGCGTTCACGAGCGCCCTGTCGTTCGACTCGGAGCACGTCATCGTCACGAACTCCTACTCGAAGACCCACGCCATCACCGGATTCCGGGTCGGATACACGATTCTCCCGCGCGAGCACGTGCCCGCAGTTCGGGCGCGAAACATGCTGACGAACGTCTCTACGACCCGGCCCGGCCAGTACGCCGTCCTGCACGCGCTCCGGGAGACGAGTCCGGACTACCACGCCGAGAACAGAGACCGCCTCCGCGAGCGCGTCCAGACGTTCACCACCGCCTTGGACGCCGCGGGCGCGGAGTACACCGAACCGGACGGCGCGTTCTACGTGCTCGCGAAGTTCCCCGACTACCCCGGGACGCTCGAACACACGAGAGAACTCATCGACGAGGCCGGGGTCGCGGGGATGCCGGGGTCGGCGTTCGGGGAGTCGCGGAGCGAGTGGTTCCGGTTCGCGCTCGTCACGCCCCGCGTGGAGACGGCCGCCGAACGCCTCGCGGACTACTTCGGTTAG